The DNA sequence CAATCTTCTGAATTCCGTTTTCGTCTAATACAGGGATACGGATTCCATGACGGTCAGGGTTTTTCTTATCCTGCCACCAGTTCGGATGGGATTCATCAATCACGATATTTCCGTTTTTATCTCTGACAAAATCCCAATCCTTGACTTCTTTCTTTCCCCAAGAATGATCCGGGTTAAAAGGACGCATAGTCAGAAGCAGATGGACATGGGGGTTGCCATCCCCTTTATCGTGGATACTCCAATCAGCGCACATTCCTCTATCTACAAAAGTTTTTTGGATATAGTCAGTTGTACATTGAATTTGTTCCTGTCTGTTCCATTCTTTGGGAAGGGCAAATTCAAATGACCTGCCAAATTGGGCATCCGCACTTTTTTCAATCTTCAATACCTCATTCCATAACCTCTGTTTCTGAAATGTGATTTTAAATTTTTCTAAAGCAGCTTCTTTATCTGCTGACTTTTTGTATCGGACAGATTTCTGAAAGCGTTTTATATTTTCCTCTGGTACTATCTGCCATTCAGGAGGTGCGTTTTCGCACATCATCAGACTGGTGTAGACCACTTCTTTTTTAGAAGTGTAATAACTGATTCGCCCGGTTTCCTCATTTTTCATCACATCCCCATTGAGATATGCGGAAGCGGAGATAACAGATTTCCCTTTACTACGTCCGACTATTTTGACTGTGTAATGAAAAATCGCCATGTCTGGATGCCTCCTTTCTGCACATCCGGCATAGATTTCCGGCAACATTGCTTTCGGTTTTAGGAAAAGCAGCATTGCCGGAACGCCCTCTGCGTAAGAGTGCCCTGCGCATAGCAGCCTGCATGGAATGCGCCCCTCTGGCGAAGAGTGCCTCCTGCGGCATGAGCAGGTCTGGCTGAAAGCCCCGCCGACGGAACGAGCCCGGCAAGCGTGAGCGCAGACCGGTTGCCACTTGTGGCAAACTTATTGGGACGACCTCTGGTTGTCCATAAGTGCGCCCTTCATAAAAAAGCAATGAAGGGAATGAAAACCTCATCCCCTCCGCCATTACACTTCCTCCATATCGGTATTTGTTTCTTTCTGCATTGCCTTTGAGAAAAATTTCCCGTTGGCTTCCTGCTTTTTCAGAAAACCAATCAGCTTTGGGATGTCTTCTTCCTCAATAGGCGAACCAAGAACGGATTCCACCGCACCGCCAACCTGACAGAGCCTATGGGTTCGTTTTTTACTTTCTTCGGCTTTCTTTCGCTTCAGAAGTTCTTTCTTCTGTGCTGCATATCTTTTCGCCTTTTCAAGGCTTTCCTGCTCTTTCTTTTCCATTTCAAGCATTCGTTCTTCATAACTTTTTGTTGATTTTGCCATTATTACATTCTCCTTTCTCTTGCAAACATAAGTTCTTGGTTGCGTATCAGAAGAAGCACATGGTATAATCTTCTTGCGTGTAGGTATATCATGGCTTCGGTCTGATAGAACCTTTGGCGGTTTCTTTGGAAGCCGCCTTTTTAATTTGCCGCAGTTCTTGTTACGGCTTTTACATTTCCTCTATCCCTCAAATCACGACCTTCATTCGCTTCCATAAACATTTCCAGAATATCGGTTTTAATCAGGACTTTGCGACCAACCTTTAATACTGGAAGTTTCTTCCATTCTACAAGCTGTCTTAAGGTGTTTCTGCCGATTCCCGTATAGTCAGCAGCTTCTTCGATGGATAATGCAATTTTTCTTTGCGTCATATAATCACCTCCTTATAAATTGCATTATGCAATTCTTGTGATGTAAGTATATCCTTTTCACATCTTTTTGTCAAGCGTTACGAAATATTAAAAGCAAATATTATATTGCATATTGCAATTTTGAAAAAACAATGCTATAATTCATACATACCGAAAAAGGAGGCAGTCAGCATGAAAGATAAAGAATTACGCAAGCTGATAGGGAGCAGAATAAAACAGCGCCGTCTGGAATTGAATCTGACACAGCCTTATGTCGCAGAAAAGATGGGGGTTACCGCTTCTACAATCCTGCGTTATGAGAATGGTTCGATTGACAATACGAAAAAAATGGTGCTGGAAGGTCTT is a window from the Lachnospiraceae bacterium GAM79 genome containing:
- a CDS encoding DUF3847 domain-containing protein; this encodes MAKSTKSYEERMLEMEKKEQESLEKAKRYAAQKKELLKRKKAEESKKRTHRLCQVGGAVESVLGSPIEEEDIPKLIGFLKKQEANGKFFSKAMQKETNTDMEEV
- a CDS encoding helix-turn-helix domain-containing protein — its product is MTQRKIALSIEEAADYTGIGRNTLRQLVEWKKLPVLKVGRKVLIKTDILEMFMEANEGRDLRDRGNVKAVTRTAAN